The proteins below come from a single Pirellulales bacterium genomic window:
- a CDS encoding VOC family protein, whose protein sequence is MAITRVHHHTFTVSDMDRSLQFYRDLLGLKVMYDKLRENLPAYDQVMAMRDVRLRVVLLNDPAEQSIIALLQYLHPVPQRREMKMTFFGSTALAVQTDDLDADYRRLRASGVPFTSEPVDVVRDGKLAARLAYALDPDEIVVELYQPMS, encoded by the coding sequence CACACGTTCACGGTTAGCGACATGGATCGCTCTTTGCAGTTCTATCGCGACCTGCTGGGCTTGAAGGTCATGTATGACAAGCTTCGAGAAAACTTGCCGGCATACGACCAAGTGATGGCCATGCGTGATGTCCGGCTGCGCGTCGTGTTGCTGAACGATCCCGCCGAGCAATCGATTATCGCTTTGCTTCAATACCTGCATCCGGTCCCACAACGCCGTGAGATGAAGATGACTTTTTTCGGCTCGACCGCATTAGCGGTGCAAACCGACGATTTGGATGCAGATTATCGCCGACTTCGAGCCAGCGGCGTTCCGTTCACTAGCGAGCCCGTGGACGTCGTGCGCGACGGGAAACTTGCAGCGCGATTGGCTTACGCCCTAGATCCCGACGAGATTGTCGTTGAATTATAT